From a region of the Coffea arabica cultivar ET-39 chromosome 3e, Coffea Arabica ET-39 HiFi, whole genome shotgun sequence genome:
- the LOC113738189 gene encoding elongation factor Tu, mitochondrial isoform X3 yields MTAAATAMMIRARNSKHVVLPLLSPAHYSRSPGPSPIHCLVADSVLARNAMPTSNFSPFCRSMATFARTKTHANVGTIGHVDHGKTTLTAAITKVLSEQGKAKAIAFDEIDKAPEEKKRGITIATAHVEYETANRHYAHVDCPGHADYVKVGVPSLVCFLNKVDAVEDPELLELVEMELRELLTFYKFPGDKIPIIRGSALSALQGTNEKLGKEAILKLMDAVDEYITEPVRQLEKPFLMPIEDVFSIQGRGTVVTGRIEQGIIKVGEEVEVLGLTQGGPLKTTVTGVEMFKKILDRGQAGDNVGLLLRGLKREDVQRGQVISKPNTLKTYKNFEAEIYVLTKDEGGRHTAFFSNYMPQFYMRTADVTGKVILPEDIKMVMPGDNVTAKFELLSPVPLETGQRFALREGGRTVGAGVVSKVLG; encoded by the exons ATGACTGCTGCTGCAACTGCGATGATGATAAGGGCACGGAATTCAAAGCATGTCGTCCTCCCACTCCTCTCACCCGCTCACTACAGTCGTTCTCCTGGGCCAAGTCCGATTCACTGCCTCGTTGCTGACTCGGTACTCGCCCGAAATGCCATGCCCACGTCCAATTTCTCCCCTTTCTGCCGTTCCATGGCCACTTTCGCCCGAAC GAAGACGCACGCCAATGTGGGCACTATAGGACATGTTGACCATGGAAAAACTACACTGACTGCTGCAATTACAAAG GTGCTGTCTGAACAGGGCAAAGCCAAAGCCATTGCCTTCGATGAGATTGACAAGGCTCCTGAAGAGAAGAAGAGAGGGATTACAATTGCTACA GCCCATGTGGAATATGAAACAGCTAACAGACATTATGCACATGTGGATTGCCCAGGCCATGCAGATTATGTTAAA GTTGGTGTACCATCTTTAGTTTGCTTTCTCAATAAAGTTGATGCTGTTGAGGATCCTGAGCTACTTGAACTTGTTGAGATGGAGCTTCGAG AATTGCTTACTTTCTATAAATTCCCTGGGGATAAAATCCCAATTATTCGGGGTTCGGCCTTGTCAGCTCTGCAAGGAACAAATGAGAAGCTTGGTAAAGAGGCTATCTTAAAATTAATGGATGCTGTTGATGAGTACATAACTGAGCCAGTTCGCCAGCTTGAAAAGCCTTTTCTCATGCCGATTGAAGATGTCTTTTCCATCCAG GGGCGCGGGACTGTTGTCACCGGCCGAATAGAACAAGGCATCATCAAAGTGGGTGAGGAAGTTGAAGTCTTGGGATTGACGCAG GGTGGCCCTCTAAAGACCACAGTGACTGGTGTAGAGATGTTTAAGAAAATCTTGGATCGTGGACAA GCTGGTGACAATGTAGGCCTTCTTTTGCGTGGTTTAAAACGAGAAGATGTTCAGCGAGGACAG GTTATATCAAAACCAAATACCCTAAAAACATACAAGAATTTTGAGGCTGAGATATATGTTCTGACAAAAGATGAAGGTGGTAGGCACACTGCATTTTTCTCAAATTACATGCCACAATTCTATATGAGGACGGCAGATGTTACTGGGAAAGTGATCTTACCTGAAGACATTAAGATGGTCATGCCTGGAGATAATGTGACTGCAAAGTTTGAGCTTTTATCTCCAGTTCCTCTTGAAACAG GGCAAAGATTTGCTTTACGAGAAGGAGGTAGAACAGTTGGTGCTGGAGTggtttcaaaagtacttggctAA
- the LOC113734058 gene encoding guanylate kinase 2, chloroplastic/mitochondrial-like has product MLVRRLCTSLAKFNNNPFFLSRKFINPFAEFPSSPAFLTSPKTLQFTSHRPVLPARCFFSANSPMGDARRPAVVPIPCPETADRAELYRALEASLGSPFSSEPLVPNPNPLVIVISGPSGVGKDAVIKRLREVRESIHFVVTATSRAMRPGEIDGKDYFFVSKEEFLKMIAQDELLEYALVYGDYKGIPKQQIREHMAKGSDIVLRVDIQGAATLRNILGKSAVFIFLVAESEEALVKRLIDRKTETKETLLVRIATAKEEIKHLSNFDYVVVNKEGELDGTVKLVESIIDAEKAKVNQRNIVI; this is encoded by the coding sequence ATGCTGGTAAGAAGGCTGTGCACATCTTTAGCCAAATTCAACAACAACCCATTTTTCCTCAGTCGAAAATTCATCAACCCTTTTGCTGAATTCCCCTCGAGCCCAGCATTCCTCACCTCCCCAAAAACTCTACAATTCACCTCCCACAGGCCAGTTTTACCGGCCCGGTGCTTCTTTTCTGCAAATTCACCAATGGGTGATGCTAGAAGACCTGCGGTAGTCCCCATACCATGCCCAGAAACTGCAGACCGGGCTGAGCTGTATCGGGCTTTGGAGGCCTCATTAGGATCCCCATTCAGCTCTGAGCCGCTGGTGCCTAATCCTAATCCTTTGGTGATTGTGATCAGTGGACCAAGTGGGGTTGGTAAAGATGCAGTTATCAAAAGGTTGAGGGAAGTTAGGGAAAGTATACATTTTGTTGTTACTGCAACGAGCCGGGCAATGAGGCCTGGTGAAATTGATGGCAAAGATTATTTTTTTGTGAGTAAAGAGGAGTTCTTGAAAATGATTGCGCAAGACGAGCTATTGGAATATGCGTTGGTGTATGGTGATTATAAGGGTATCCCAAAACAGCAGATTAGGGAACATATGGCTAAAGGGAGTGATATTGTATTGAGAGTCGATATACAAGGGGCCGCAACGTTGAGAAATATTTTGGGGAAGTCTGCTGTGTTCATCTTCTTGGTTGCTGAGAGTGAGGAGGCATTGGTGAAAAGGTTGATTGATAGGAAGACTGAGACTAAGGAGACCTTGCTTGTTAGAATTGCCACGGCCAAGGAGGAAATCAAGCATTTGAGCAATTTTGATTATGTGGTGGTGAATAAGGAAGGGGAATTGGATGGAACGGTTaagttggttgagtcaattaTTGATGCAGAGAAGGCTAAAGTGAATCAAAGGAATATAGTCATTTAG
- the LOC113738189 gene encoding elongation factor Tu, mitochondrial isoform X2, producing the protein MTAAATAMMIRARNSKHVVLPLLSPAHYSRSPGPSPIHCLVADSVLARNAMPTSNFSPFCRSMATFARTKTHANVGTIGHVDHGKTTLTAAITKVLSEQGKAKAIAFDEIDKAPEEKKRGITIATAHVEYETANRHYAHVDCPGHADYVKNMITGASQMDGGILVVSAPDGPMPQTKEHILLARQVGVPSLVCFLNKVDAVEDPELLELVEMELRELLTFYKFPGDKIPIIRGSALSALQGTNEKLGKEAILKLMDAVDEYITEPVRQLEKPFLMPIEDVFSIQGRGTVVTGRIEQGIIKVGEEVEVLGLTQAGDNVGLLLRGLKREDVQRGQVISKPNTLKTYKNFEAEIYVLTKDEGGRHTAFFSNYMPQFYMRTADVTGKVILPEDIKMVMPGDNVTAKFELLSPVPLETGQRFALREGGRTVGAGVVSKVLG; encoded by the exons ATGACTGCTGCTGCAACTGCGATGATGATAAGGGCACGGAATTCAAAGCATGTCGTCCTCCCACTCCTCTCACCCGCTCACTACAGTCGTTCTCCTGGGCCAAGTCCGATTCACTGCCTCGTTGCTGACTCGGTACTCGCCCGAAATGCCATGCCCACGTCCAATTTCTCCCCTTTCTGCCGTTCCATGGCCACTTTCGCCCGAAC GAAGACGCACGCCAATGTGGGCACTATAGGACATGTTGACCATGGAAAAACTACACTGACTGCTGCAATTACAAAG GTGCTGTCTGAACAGGGCAAAGCCAAAGCCATTGCCTTCGATGAGATTGACAAGGCTCCTGAAGAGAAGAAGAGAGGGATTACAATTGCTACA GCCCATGTGGAATATGAAACAGCTAACAGACATTATGCACATGTGGATTGCCCAGGCCATGCAGATTATGTTAAA AACATGATTACTGGAGCTTCACAAATGGATGGGGGTATTCTTGTAGTATCTGCTCCAGATGGACCCATGCCACAAACAAAGGAACATATTTTGCTTGCGCGCCAG GTTGGTGTACCATCTTTAGTTTGCTTTCTCAATAAAGTTGATGCTGTTGAGGATCCTGAGCTACTTGAACTTGTTGAGATGGAGCTTCGAG AATTGCTTACTTTCTATAAATTCCCTGGGGATAAAATCCCAATTATTCGGGGTTCGGCCTTGTCAGCTCTGCAAGGAACAAATGAGAAGCTTGGTAAAGAGGCTATCTTAAAATTAATGGATGCTGTTGATGAGTACATAACTGAGCCAGTTCGCCAGCTTGAAAAGCCTTTTCTCATGCCGATTGAAGATGTCTTTTCCATCCAG GGGCGCGGGACTGTTGTCACCGGCCGAATAGAACAAGGCATCATCAAAGTGGGTGAGGAAGTTGAAGTCTTGGGATTGACGCAG GCTGGTGACAATGTAGGCCTTCTTTTGCGTGGTTTAAAACGAGAAGATGTTCAGCGAGGACAG GTTATATCAAAACCAAATACCCTAAAAACATACAAGAATTTTGAGGCTGAGATATATGTTCTGACAAAAGATGAAGGTGGTAGGCACACTGCATTTTTCTCAAATTACATGCCACAATTCTATATGAGGACGGCAGATGTTACTGGGAAAGTGATCTTACCTGAAGACATTAAGATGGTCATGCCTGGAGATAATGTGACTGCAAAGTTTGAGCTTTTATCTCCAGTTCCTCTTGAAACAG GGCAAAGATTTGCTTTACGAGAAGGAGGTAGAACAGTTGGTGCTGGAGTggtttcaaaagtacttggctAA
- the LOC113738189 gene encoding elongation factor Tu, mitochondrial isoform X1, which yields MTAAATAMMIRARNSKHVVLPLLSPAHYSRSPGPSPIHCLVADSVLARNAMPTSNFSPFCRSMATFARTKTHANVGTIGHVDHGKTTLTAAITKVLSEQGKAKAIAFDEIDKAPEEKKRGITIATAHVEYETANRHYAHVDCPGHADYVKNMITGASQMDGGILVVSAPDGPMPQTKEHILLARQVGVPSLVCFLNKVDAVEDPELLELVEMELRELLTFYKFPGDKIPIIRGSALSALQGTNEKLGKEAILKLMDAVDEYITEPVRQLEKPFLMPIEDVFSIQGRGTVVTGRIEQGIIKVGEEVEVLGLTQGGPLKTTVTGVEMFKKILDRGQAGDNVGLLLRGLKREDVQRGQVISKPNTLKTYKNFEAEIYVLTKDEGGRHTAFFSNYMPQFYMRTADVTGKVILPEDIKMVMPGDNVTAKFELLSPVPLETGQRFALREGGRTVGAGVVSKVLG from the exons ATGACTGCTGCTGCAACTGCGATGATGATAAGGGCACGGAATTCAAAGCATGTCGTCCTCCCACTCCTCTCACCCGCTCACTACAGTCGTTCTCCTGGGCCAAGTCCGATTCACTGCCTCGTTGCTGACTCGGTACTCGCCCGAAATGCCATGCCCACGTCCAATTTCTCCCCTTTCTGCCGTTCCATGGCCACTTTCGCCCGAAC GAAGACGCACGCCAATGTGGGCACTATAGGACATGTTGACCATGGAAAAACTACACTGACTGCTGCAATTACAAAG GTGCTGTCTGAACAGGGCAAAGCCAAAGCCATTGCCTTCGATGAGATTGACAAGGCTCCTGAAGAGAAGAAGAGAGGGATTACAATTGCTACA GCCCATGTGGAATATGAAACAGCTAACAGACATTATGCACATGTGGATTGCCCAGGCCATGCAGATTATGTTAAA AACATGATTACTGGAGCTTCACAAATGGATGGGGGTATTCTTGTAGTATCTGCTCCAGATGGACCCATGCCACAAACAAAGGAACATATTTTGCTTGCGCGCCAG GTTGGTGTACCATCTTTAGTTTGCTTTCTCAATAAAGTTGATGCTGTTGAGGATCCTGAGCTACTTGAACTTGTTGAGATGGAGCTTCGAG AATTGCTTACTTTCTATAAATTCCCTGGGGATAAAATCCCAATTATTCGGGGTTCGGCCTTGTCAGCTCTGCAAGGAACAAATGAGAAGCTTGGTAAAGAGGCTATCTTAAAATTAATGGATGCTGTTGATGAGTACATAACTGAGCCAGTTCGCCAGCTTGAAAAGCCTTTTCTCATGCCGATTGAAGATGTCTTTTCCATCCAG GGGCGCGGGACTGTTGTCACCGGCCGAATAGAACAAGGCATCATCAAAGTGGGTGAGGAAGTTGAAGTCTTGGGATTGACGCAG GGTGGCCCTCTAAAGACCACAGTGACTGGTGTAGAGATGTTTAAGAAAATCTTGGATCGTGGACAA GCTGGTGACAATGTAGGCCTTCTTTTGCGTGGTTTAAAACGAGAAGATGTTCAGCGAGGACAG GTTATATCAAAACCAAATACCCTAAAAACATACAAGAATTTTGAGGCTGAGATATATGTTCTGACAAAAGATGAAGGTGGTAGGCACACTGCATTTTTCTCAAATTACATGCCACAATTCTATATGAGGACGGCAGATGTTACTGGGAAAGTGATCTTACCTGAAGACATTAAGATGGTCATGCCTGGAGATAATGTGACTGCAAAGTTTGAGCTTTTATCTCCAGTTCCTCTTGAAACAG GGCAAAGATTTGCTTTACGAGAAGGAGGTAGAACAGTTGGTGCTGGAGTggtttcaaaagtacttggctAA